From the genome of Kaistella daneshvariae, one region includes:
- a CDS encoding co-chaperone GroES: protein MSVNFKPLADRVLVEPTAAETKTASGIIIPDTAKEKPQEGIVVAAGPGKKDEPTTVKVGDKVLYGKYSGSELKLDGKDYLIVKEGDLLGIIG from the coding sequence ATGTCAGTAAACTTTAAACCATTAGCAGACCGAGTGTTGGTAGAGCCAACTGCTGCTGAAACAAAAACCGCCTCAGGAATTATTATCCCGGACACGGCAAAAGAAAAACCACAGGAAGGTATTGTAGTTGCGGCCGGTCCCGGTAAAAAAGACGAACCTACAACCGTAAAAGTGGGTGATAAAGTCCTTTACGGAAAATATTCAGGATCCGAATTGAAGTTAGATGGTAAAGATTATCTGATCGTAAAAGAAGGAGATCTTTTAGGGATCATCGGGTAA
- a CDS encoding four helix bundle protein, with protein MRDFRKYEVWQLSHSLVLDIYSISKNFPKEEQFNITSQLRRACASIPTNISEGCGRNSDKEFNQFLNIALGSASETEYLIILSQDLNLLNLETATELLQKVNHIKSKIFKLKEKLNQH; from the coding sequence ATGAGAGATTTTCGGAAATACGAGGTTTGGCAGCTAAGTCATAGTTTGGTTTTAGACATTTATTCTATCTCTAAAAATTTTCCGAAAGAAGAGCAATTTAATATCACGTCTCAACTTCGTAGAGCCTGCGCTTCTATTCCAACTAATATTAGTGAAGGATGCGGAAGAAATTCAGACAAAGAATTCAATCAATTTTTAAATATTGCCTTAGGCTCCGCATCGGAAACGGAATATTTAATTATCCTTTCGCAGGACTTGAATTTATTAAATCTGGAAACTGCAACAGAACTATTGCAAAAAGTAAATCACATTAAGAGTAAAATTTTCAAATTAAAAGAAAAATTAAATCAGCATTAA